One window from the genome of bacterium encodes:
- a CDS encoding S-layer homology domain-containing protein — MKKMTFVLVALLCVCSIPVFAQGPFTDVPTDHWAYDAVNQLQQDGIIIGYPDGTFAGKRTITRYEFAVAIARVVDYLSGAVTPSGAGVTQAELDSALEGYAKKSEIPTVPTLANLASKSDLDQVRKLVDEFRDELAALGVDVDALKRDVAALTCRVDILEAEVNRVKVTGDLNVAAFTDMNRSANNIQSAANAVDLDNRTIPQADNLGNSIGVVHDLDLNIVGRVSCSTTVNATIDYGNYLNYIRYVDDYVNGDRPTTKTDQQDGKDFVDAFFPYYAYINAALCKGTLSVGRFPIAFTPYTLKKIDVDAYTNILKTDDGYYPMDGISLATVFGGVDVTLFAAKNNENDYMKNGLTGQPSNAIGVFNVNGGNAVGGIDALITQTAGGRFTVGIPWGGKLGGTFYQAWANDATLTRDQARVFGGDLAIPYKAWSFAGSWTRSDTRAARNSGAANTDDENVAWDAKVGTMVGKLDINAGYKDIGRNFAAAGAWDKIGNWTNPVDINGPYVGLTYPIMSNLKAVLNGEFLTVKDTVTTTATAGFDPVTLNKDDQIIKAEGGVQWGISKANSLALGYQWVKFDPDDANYDYAIQSYLTIGWAHQVNPDAALKIGYQFMNWNGGNNAIVYGKDYQAGLGVVQFGVSF, encoded by the coding sequence ATGAAGAAAATGACATTCGTTTTAGTGGCACTGCTTTGCGTGTGCTCGATTCCTGTTTTTGCGCAGGGACCGTTCACCGATGTGCCGACGGATCACTGGGCATATGACGCAGTGAACCAGTTGCAGCAGGATGGGATCATTATTGGCTATCCGGACGGAACATTTGCCGGCAAGAGGACAATCACCCGCTACGAGTTCGCAGTTGCGATTGCAAGAGTGGTTGATTACCTCAGCGGCGCTGTAACTCCTTCCGGCGCTGGTGTGACCCAGGCTGAGTTGGACAGTGCTCTCGAAGGCTATGCCAAGAAGAGTGAGATCCCCACGGTTCCCACTTTGGCTAACCTTGCCAGCAAGTCCGATCTTGACCAGGTTCGCAAACTCGTTGATGAGTTCCGTGATGAACTCGCTGCTCTGGGTGTTGACGTAGACGCTCTGAAGAGAGACGTAGCTGCTTTGACTTGCCGCGTCGACATTCTCGAAGCTGAAGTCAATCGCGTCAAGGTTACTGGCGATCTTAATGTTGCAGCGTTCACAGATATGAACCGCAGCGCGAATAATATCCAGTCAGCTGCAAATGCTGTTGACTTGGACAACAGGACAATTCCTCAGGCAGATAACCTGGGCAATTCGATTGGCGTAGTTCATGATCTCGATCTCAACATCGTTGGCCGCGTAAGTTGTTCCACGACAGTGAATGCGACGATCGACTACGGCAACTATCTGAACTATATCAGATACGTTGACGATTATGTAAACGGTGACAGGCCGACCACAAAGACCGATCAGCAGGACGGCAAGGATTTTGTGGATGCGTTCTTCCCATATTACGCATACATCAATGCCGCTCTGTGCAAGGGCACATTGAGCGTTGGTCGTTTCCCGATCGCCTTCACTCCTTATACCTTGAAGAAGATCGATGTTGATGCTTACACCAACATCCTCAAGACTGATGACGGCTACTATCCGATGGACGGTATCAGCCTCGCGACAGTGTTTGGCGGCGTGGACGTAACACTCTTTGCAGCCAAGAACAACGAGAACGATTACATGAAGAACGGCCTTACCGGCCAGCCGAGCAATGCTATCGGCGTCTTCAACGTCAACGGTGGTAATGCTGTTGGTGGTATCGATGCGTTGATCACTCAGACCGCTGGTGGTCGCTTCACAGTAGGTATTCCGTGGGGCGGCAAGCTTGGTGGAACATTCTATCAGGCATGGGCGAATGATGCGACTCTTACTCGCGATCAGGCCAGAGTCTTCGGTGGCGATTTGGCCATTCCTTACAAAGCTTGGAGCTTTGCTGGAAGCTGGACAAGATCTGACACCAGAGCAGCCAGAAATTCTGGTGCTGCAAACACCGATGACGAAAACGTTGCATGGGATGCCAAGGTCGGCACAATGGTCGGAAAGCTCGACATCAATGCCGGTTACAAGGACATCGGCCGCAACTTTGCAGCCGCTGGCGCATGGGACAAGATCGGCAATTGGACCAATCCTGTAGACATCAATGGTCCGTATGTTGGCCTTACTTATCCGATCATGAGCAACTTGAAGGCTGTCTTGAACGGTGAGTTCCTTACCGTTAAGGACACAGTCACTACAACAGCTACTGCTGGATTTGATCCTGTCACCCTGAACAAGGATGATCAGATCATCAAGGCAGAGGGTGGAGTGCAGTGGGGTATCTCCAAGGCTAACTCCCTTGCTCTCGGTTATCAGTGGGTCAAGTTCGATCCTGACGATGCCAATTATGACTATGCAATACAGTCTTACCTGACCATAGGTTGGGCTCATCAGGTCAATCCTGATGCCGCACTGAAGATCGGCTACCAGTTCATGAACTGGAATGGTGGCAACAATGCCATCGTATACGGCAAAGACTATCAGGCGGGACTTGGCGTAGTCCAGTTCGGCGTGAGCTTCTAA
- a CDS encoding ATP-binding protein, translated as MNRDTLSQPTLFDNDKCVDNEVQTLVISRDLSYENAADVIQAVTSSLAKQPCEIKLDMSRVSLIDSSGLRALLQSRKLCEESNTEFSLLGVCAAVERVIAMSGFAGIFGMRQIEQDTYVRGDSGTVPPDNEEWKVLECQSISDSLMVSVLRSKIMNVAAAAGASGDIFCDIQIAVGEALTNAFRHGSPNKGVDKIKLRCMTCSRAIVIEIEDEGEPFDSESICEPDPSCLRDHGMGIFLMRRAMDVVEFHTHCPGNRVRMIKWLNC; from the coding sequence GTGAACAGAGACACTCTATCACAACCCACTCTTTTTGATAATGACAAATGTGTCGACAATGAGGTTCAGACCCTCGTTATCTCACGTGACTTGTCATATGAAAATGCGGCTGACGTGATCCAGGCTGTAACTTCGTCGCTTGCGAAACAGCCTTGTGAGATAAAGTTGGATATGAGCCGGGTGAGCCTGATCGACAGCAGTGGGTTGAGGGCGCTCTTGCAGAGCCGCAAGCTGTGCGAGGAGTCAAACACCGAATTTAGTCTACTAGGTGTTTGCGCTGCCGTAGAGCGAGTGATAGCCATGAGTGGTTTCGCTGGAATTTTTGGCATGCGGCAGATTGAGCAGGACACCTACGTACGTGGTGACAGCGGCACTGTTCCGCCGGATAACGAAGAGTGGAAAGTGCTGGAGTGCCAGTCGATAAGCGATTCTCTAATGGTCTCTGTGCTCAGGAGCAAGATAATGAATGTGGCTGCTGCTGCCGGTGCAAGCGGTGACATCTTCTGCGATATTCAAATTGCTGTCGGCGAAGCGTTGACCAACGCCTTCAGGCATGGTTCACCCAATAAAGGTGTGGACAAGATCAAGTTGCGATGCATGACATGTTCAAGAGCCATTGTCATCGAGATTGAGGATGAGGGCGAGCCGTTCGACTCCGAATCCATATGTGAGCCGGACCCGTCATGTCTGCGCGATCATGGCATGGGCATATTTTTGATGCGGCGTGCGATGGATGTGGTGGAGTTCCATACGCATTGCCCTGGAAACCGTGTCAGAATGATCAAATGGCTGAACTGCTAA
- a CDS encoding cation diffusion facilitator family transporter: MDHASRKSSVALLSVVSNTILVIMKLAIGLLIGSVSVISEAIHSGVDLLAALIAFFAVKSSGQPADKEHPFGHGKIENISGTIEALLIFLAAGWIIWEAVHKLLHPQPLESVGWGVGVMLISALANMFVSHMLFKVGRQTDSVALKADAWHLRTDVYTSAGVMAGLGLIWLAEAVFPGEHFHWIDPVAAMAVALLIIRAAYELTVKSGRDLLDVSLPDDEERWIVDYLSQIDTVKGFHHLRTRKAGSERFVEFHLLVDPNMSVEQSHQIADEITQGIRERFIGTAVTIHIEPCDGRCGPDCAQSTECSHRISSD; this comes from the coding sequence GTGGACCACGCGTCACGAAAATCCAGCGTAGCCTTGCTTTCGGTTGTTTCAAACACGATCCTGGTCATAATGAAGCTGGCCATAGGTTTGTTGATAGGATCTGTGTCGGTGATATCCGAAGCGATCCATTCGGGTGTAGATTTACTTGCGGCATTGATTGCATTTTTTGCTGTTAAGAGTTCGGGGCAACCGGCGGACAAGGAGCACCCATTTGGCCATGGCAAGATAGAGAATATATCCGGTACCATCGAAGCGCTGCTGATATTTCTAGCCGCGGGATGGATTATTTGGGAGGCGGTGCACAAACTGCTGCATCCCCAACCACTGGAATCCGTAGGCTGGGGCGTTGGAGTAATGCTCATCTCCGCTCTGGCCAATATGTTTGTATCTCACATGCTCTTCAAAGTCGGCCGCCAGACTGATTCCGTGGCTCTCAAGGCCGACGCCTGGCATCTGCGCACTGATGTATATACTTCAGCCGGAGTAATGGCCGGTCTGGGGTTGATATGGCTTGCAGAGGCGGTGTTTCCCGGTGAACATTTCCACTGGATAGACCCAGTTGCAGCCATGGCGGTTGCGCTGCTGATAATCAGAGCGGCATATGAGCTCACGGTCAAGTCCGGCCGCGACCTGCTGGATGTCAGTCTGCCGGATGATGAGGAGCGATGGATTGTGGATTATCTCTCGCAGATTGATACGGTGAAAGGTTTCCACCATCTGCGCACTCGCAAGGCAGGCTCCGAGAGGTTTGTCGAGTTTCATCTGCTTGTGGACCCGAATATGTCGGTTGAGCAGTCTCATCAAATAGCCGACGAGATCACACAAGGCATCCGTGAACGGTTCATTGGCACTGCTGTCACAATCCACATTGAACCCTGTGACGGCAGGTGCGGTCCCGATTGTGCCCAGTCAACAGAGTGTTCGCATAGAATTTCCAGCGACTGA
- the cobO gene encoding cob(I)yrinic acid a,c-diamide adenosyltransferase, which produces MKEVKNQRGLVHVYTGEGKGKTTAALGIALRAAGWGLKVCIIQFIKGYSDIGEAVFARQFPDKLTLKQFAADSSRCIDKQKVSKRKRETENAMAYAEEIVSNDAFDLVILDEINNAAHCNLIGVSRILRLIANKPEHLELILTGRNAAPEVIEAADYVTEMKQIKHPFERGIQARKGIDY; this is translated from the coding sequence ATGAAAGAAGTCAAAAATCAAAGGGGTTTGGTCCATGTTTATACCGGCGAAGGCAAAGGCAAAACAACTGCAGCGCTTGGAATAGCCCTGCGAGCCGCTGGATGGGGACTAAAGGTTTGTATTATCCAGTTTATAAAGGGCTATTCTGATATTGGAGAGGCTGTGTTTGCACGACAGTTTCCAGACAAATTGACGCTGAAGCAGTTTGCTGCAGACAGCTCGCGCTGCATAGACAAGCAAAAGGTTTCGAAGCGAAAAAGAGAAACTGAAAATGCCATGGCATATGCAGAAGAGATTGTCTCAAATGATGCCTTTGATTTGGTAATTTTGGACGAAATCAACAATGCCGCACACTGCAATCTGATTGGAGTCTCGCGCATCCTCCGGCTTATTGCAAACAAGCCAGAGCATCTCGAACTCATACTCACCGGACGCAATGCTGCCCCCGAGGTAATCGAGGCCGCAGACTATGTCACTGAAATGAAACAGATCAAACACCCATTTGAGCGGGGTATACAAGCTAGAAAAGGTATCGATTATTAG
- a CDS encoding LacI family transcriptional regulator has product MSNQSNTITIREVASDARVSTATVSRALNEPWRVKTDTRNKVNASVVKLGYTPNPRARLLARGNSGTICFLLCNRPFIHSVHAEILQGASREADAMGVQVVYATCTYSPDALPSDIEMPRIIGACRLVDGIILAGTNYPNMMAAIDELDLPYVVFGTNLITESDVKVDNGIYVDDVDGGYQATVHLLSLGHRKIRFIGDTSLPWYRRRYAGFAMAMAEAGLDNPSPIGYAAEGELVMGFNAVNDLYENGEEFTALFIGGDMGAYGAMKALLNRGVRIPEEVSVVGFNDEEISQLAEPPLTTIRAPKEDVGAQCIHLLNDVISSGSARNRPEMLSVQLVLRLSTARPAEMRKE; this is encoded by the coding sequence ATGTCTAATCAAAGCAATACAATTACAATACGCGAGGTTGCGTCAGACGCTCGTGTAAGCACAGCCACAGTCTCGAGGGCGCTCAACGAGCCATGGCGTGTAAAGACGGACACACGTAACAAGGTCAATGCCAGTGTTGTGAAGCTCGGCTACACGCCAAATCCACGTGCGCGGTTGCTTGCCCGGGGTAATTCCGGTACGATCTGTTTTTTGTTGTGCAACAGGCCGTTTATTCACTCGGTTCATGCTGAAATTTTGCAAGGTGCATCACGCGAAGCTGACGCGATGGGTGTGCAGGTAGTCTATGCGACTTGCACCTATTCTCCTGATGCTTTGCCATCTGATATCGAGATGCCCAGGATTATAGGGGCTTGCAGGCTGGTTGATGGGATTATTTTGGCTGGGACAAACTATCCCAACATGATGGCAGCAATAGATGAGCTGGATTTACCCTATGTAGTATTTGGCACGAACCTTATAACCGAAAGCGACGTTAAGGTTGATAACGGCATTTATGTTGATGACGTGGACGGTGGTTATCAGGCGACTGTGCATCTGCTCTCTCTTGGTCATCGCAAGATCAGGTTTATCGGTGACACATCGCTGCCCTGGTATCGCAGGAGATATGCAGGCTTTGCAATGGCTATGGCTGAGGCTGGACTCGACAATCCGTCTCCGATTGGTTATGCTGCCGAAGGTGAACTGGTGATGGGCTTTAATGCAGTCAACGATCTCTACGAAAACGGTGAGGAGTTTACTGCTCTGTTTATCGGCGGTGATATGGGCGCATATGGGGCGATGAAGGCTTTGCTCAATAGAGGTGTGAGAATTCCTGAAGAGGTAAGTGTTGTGGGCTTTAATGACGAAGAGATTTCCCAGCTTGCCGAGCCGCCGCTCACGACGATCCGTGCGCCAAAGGAAGATGTGGGTGCTCAGTGCATACACCTGCTCAATGATGTCATCTCTTCCGGTTCTGCGCGAAATCGACCCGAGATGCTCTCTGTTCAACTGGTATTGAGACTTTCGACTGCCAGACCGGCGGAGATGAGAAAGGAGTAG
- a CDS encoding SpoIIE family protein phosphatase: MGPLLCIQICVNVEMYLKTHEAIAHQQIAILSGDPVIVGPRHIWLESTAATSIWGLIVIYVAGKRISRPVKRFVRTAAAMTAGDFRRPVTVKTGDELQVLGEAFNSLGESLVEHELALKRQSVMLSGMMEAVRSVSSSLDVKTCGKSIAKAVCAHLGADGSVVFMKNVTDGGLKTLGFCGHCQKVAWKRLANHAADSGGYLVITEHNAAQSDAGVLLVGVPLSAGSETIGSIVARFSQGISRDDLKLGSIKSDLLITFGIHAAAAIVNARMHSETEKYSEVLEDWVEHLSAVMEVTNAISPSLNLDETLTALAGATTAAMGADDCAIYLISNSGKLVSKNSCTGWHASVLSSGIEPGELITGRAFKQQRHYVCCDMTKSLDANIRQISERTGSRSAMSAPLIVENQALGAITVYNKEPHNFTTREIRLLTSIALHAAVIVCNAGLYTRQASIAEQLQSSLVSEAPESCMGLNFAARYIPALNEARVGGDFYDVFVLPNDKVALVIADVSGKGLMAAIHLAACKHMLKAMLFEYPDDPAYAMGELNNAMNHFFELSFFMTAFCGIIDPTDETLVYANAGHPPALLITEQGKMQHLLAGTGIPAGSGQDCKYDKIRVRFHSSDTLLLYTDGVTDAVNDGNMLGVEGIQRMVFEAMPCSPRDLIEYICGQLCNETNFTKRDDIALLAAAYGGAMQSKDASHGGSREQRHSITTHSF; encoded by the coding sequence ATGGGTCCTTTGTTATGCATTCAGATATGCGTAAATGTGGAGATGTATCTGAAAACACATGAAGCCATTGCACATCAGCAAATTGCCATTTTGTCTGGTGATCCGGTGATAGTAGGTCCAAGGCATATATGGCTTGAGAGCACGGCTGCCACATCTATTTGGGGGCTGATCGTGATTTATGTGGCAGGTAAGCGGATATCACGTCCTGTCAAGAGGTTTGTGCGAACTGCTGCGGCAATGACTGCGGGTGATTTCCGGAGGCCGGTCACCGTTAAGACCGGTGATGAATTGCAGGTGCTGGGCGAGGCTTTCAACAGCCTCGGCGAGAGTTTGGTCGAGCATGAGCTGGCATTGAAGCGGCAGTCCGTGATGTTGTCGGGTATGATGGAAGCAGTAAGGTCTGTATCTTCTTCTTTGGATGTAAAGACATGCGGCAAATCTATCGCTAAAGCTGTGTGTGCACATTTAGGTGCAGATGGTTCGGTTGTTTTTATGAAAAACGTTACCGATGGTGGTCTCAAGACGCTGGGTTTTTGCGGTCATTGTCAGAAGGTCGCCTGGAAGCGTCTGGCGAACCATGCAGCGGACTCAGGCGGATATCTGGTCATAACGGAGCATAATGCAGCCCAGTCTGATGCCGGTGTGTTATTGGTGGGTGTGCCTCTTTCCGCTGGTTCAGAAACTATTGGTTCGATAGTGGCGAGGTTTTCACAGGGAATCAGCCGTGACGATTTGAAGTTGGGAAGCATCAAGAGTGATCTGCTCATCACATTTGGGATACACGCAGCAGCAGCTATTGTAAATGCCCGGATGCACTCTGAGACTGAGAAATACTCTGAGGTCCTTGAAGACTGGGTCGAGCATCTTTCGGCAGTGATGGAGGTGACCAATGCGATATCTCCGTCTTTGAATCTGGACGAGACTCTGACTGCGCTTGCTGGCGCCACGACTGCAGCTATGGGCGCTGATGATTGTGCGATATATCTTATCAGCAACAGCGGCAAACTGGTCTCAAAAAATTCCTGCACCGGCTGGCATGCCAGTGTACTGTCCTCCGGCATCGAACCAGGAGAATTAATTACAGGCAGAGCGTTTAAGCAGCAGCGTCACTATGTATGCTGTGATATGACGAAGAGTCTTGATGCGAATATCAGACAGATATCGGAACGCACGGGCAGTCGATCGGCTATGAGCGCTCCGCTAATTGTGGAGAACCAGGCGCTTGGGGCGATTACTGTGTATAACAAAGAGCCTCATAATTTTACCACCAGAGAGATCAGGCTTCTTACTTCGATAGCGCTTCATGCGGCGGTGATTGTGTGCAATGCCGGTCTTTACACTCGCCAGGCATCCATAGCGGAGCAATTGCAGAGCAGCCTGGTGTCGGAGGCTCCCGAATCGTGTATGGGTCTGAATTTTGCTGCCAGATATATACCGGCTCTGAACGAAGCGCGTGTCGGTGGCGATTTTTATGATGTATTTGTGCTTCCGAACGATAAGGTTGCGCTGGTTATAGCGGACGTGTCGGGCAAGGGGCTTATGGCAGCGATTCATCTGGCTGCCTGCAAGCACATGCTCAAGGCAATGTTATTTGAGTATCCTGACGACCCAGCTTATGCGATGGGTGAGCTAAACAATGCAATGAACCATTTCTTTGAGCTCAGTTTCTTCATGACTGCGTTTTGTGGGATCATAGATCCGACCGATGAGACACTTGTATATGCAAATGCTGGTCATCCTCCCGCGCTGCTGATAACCGAGCAGGGAAAGATGCAGCATCTGCTTGCGGGAACAGGTATTCCCGCCGGTTCGGGTCAGGATTGTAAATATGACAAGATCCGGGTCAGGTTCCATTCATCCGATACACTTTTGCTCTACACAGATGGAGTAACCGATGCCGTGAATGATGGAAATATGCTTGGGGTGGAAGGCATACAGAGAATGGTTTTCGAGGCAATGCCGTGTTCGCCGCGTGATCTGATAGAATATATTTGCGGCCAGCTGTGCAATGAGACAAATTTCACAAAGAGGGATGACATAGCCCTGCTTGCTGCGGCGTATGGCGGCGCCATGCAAAGCAAGGATGCTTCACATGGAGGTTCACGTGAACAGAGACACTCTATCACAACCCACTCTTTTTGA
- a CDS encoding RNA-binding protein: MPYSAGEDDIRTLFEPFGPIGEIRVIGDKGFGFVDIPEENVAAAIEEINGKELGGRTLTVNEARPRTERSGGRGGGRGGFGGGGRRW, translated from the coding sequence ATGCCCTACAGCGCCGGCGAAGATGACATTCGTACGCTGTTCGAGCCATTCGGCCCGATAGGCGAGATCAGAGTCATCGGCGACAAGGGATTCGGGTTCGTTGATATCCCCGAAGAAAATGTGGCCGCAGCTATTGAAGAAATCAATGGCAAAGAGCTTGGCGGAAGAACACTCACCGTCAACGAAGCTCGCCCTCGAACTGAGCGCAGCGGCGGACGCGGCGGCGGTCGAGGAGGATTCGGAGGCGGCGGACGCCGCTGGTAG